The DNA segment TCGCGGACGTCATCGGTGAACAGGGAAGCCAGTTCCATGCTGGAGTACTCGGGGAACACCAGCAGGTCTGCACCTGCGGTGCTGGCCTCGTCCACCCAGTGGGAGATTTTTTCAGTGTATTCCTGCCACGAGGACAGGAAACCGACCGGATATTGTGCAAGGGCAACTTTCAATGCAAAGACCTTTCTGCGAGGAGGAGATGCCTCCATTCGAGTGTAAAAGTTTATTTCTGAATTTCCCTCAGCCAGAAGGTCATCTTTTTGAGGGAGCCTTCACTTTCTCCGAGGTCTGGCCACGACAGGGTGGTGTGCAGGTCCTCCCTTTTGTGGTAGCCCCTCTTGGTCCAGAAACCATCCAGAGGCACATGGTCTGCGGGCTTTAACGGATGGTCCAGAGGCCGCTCTACCGCGCAAAACGTCGCATGCCTGAAACCGCCCAGTTGGTGGGCATGGTGTTCTCTGGCTTCAAAGAACTTGACCCCGAGGCCCTGACCCCGGTATTCCGGCAAAAGCACCGACTCCGCAAGGTAAAACACCTCTGAGAGGTCAAAACCGGCCTGCACAAAAGGGGTTTTGATCTCCTCCATCTCGTCTTCGATGGGCAGGGCACTGGACGCCCCCACAATGCGGTCTCCATCTCTGGCCAGCACAATCACGCTGCGAGGACAATCCAGATAGGTTTGCAAGTAATTGGCTTCGTATTCAGCGCTTCCTTCGTAGAGGTAAGGGAAGTCGCGGAACACCCGGATGCGCAACCGGGCCAGTTCAGGAATCACCCGTTTAATCTCGGGGCCACTGACCGATTGCAGCTCTATCAAGGGTTCACCTGCCGGATCCAGTCTTGCAGGTTGTAGTAATTGGTGATCCGGCGGATTTTGCCGTTTTCGATCTCGAAGAAAGCCCCTCCGGGCAA comes from the Deinococcus misasensis DSM 22328 genome and includes:
- a CDS encoding GNAT family N-acetyltransferase; protein product: MIELQSVSGPEIKRVIPELARLRIRVFRDFPYLYEGSAEYEANYLQTYLDCPRSVIVLARDGDRIVGASSALPIEDEMEEIKTPFVQAGFDLSEVFYLAESVLLPEYRGQGLGVKFFEAREHHAHQLGGFRHATFCAVERPLDHPLKPADHVPLDGFWTKRGYHKREDLHTTLSWPDLGESEGSLKKMTFWLREIQK